From the Candidatus Deferrimicrobiaceae bacterium genome, the window ATCTCCTCCCCCTTGATGGATAGCCATTATGATCGTCTTGTGCCCGATTATGATGTGTATCGTACCCGGAAGATTACCGGGGACGAATGAGCAGGGGAAAGCGCCGCTTTGTTGGGGCGAAGTAGCTCTGAACCGGCGATGCGGCTTTGGACGTTCCATCCGAAGTATCTGGACGCAAGGGGCCTGGTGGCTCTCTGGCGGGAAGCTCTATTGGCCCAGGCCGTCCTCCGGGGCCGGACGAGGGGATACACGCGACATCCCCAGCTCGTCCGGTTTCGCCTCGCGCGGGCGCCCGTGGGATGCATCGCGGAATACCTGAAAGCCGTGCATGCGGAAGGGATCGTGCGCGGCTACGCTTTCGATGCCGGAAAGATCGCACGGGGCGGCCGGGGGGAGACCATTGCCGCCACCCGCGGACAACTCGACTACGAGTTGTCCTGTCTGCTGGACAAACTGCGGCACCGAGACCCGAAACGGTACGACGCCCTCAAGAGGGCCCGCCGCATCGAACCCCATCCCCTGTTTCACATCGTTCCCGGCCGCGTGGAGGGCTGGGAAAAAGGCGCAGGCGCCGCCCCGGGAGACAGGGTCCCATAGGAAGAAACGCCGGATGAGAGGGGTTCCCGTGTTGCCGGACCGGCCCTGGATGCTTCTGGTCATCGCGGTCGCAGGATACTTCGCGATTCTCGTGCTCGTCTACCTCCGTCAGGAAAAGCTCCTCTATTTTCCCGATGTCTACCCGCTGGCGTCGGCGGCGATCCGCGCGAAGACATTCCATTTCCGTCTTTGGCCGGAAAACGGGCCCGATTACCACGGCTTCGTCCCGGCGGACGGACCCGCGAATCCGAAAGGGGTGATTCTCCTTTTCCATGGAAACGCAGGCACGGCCCCGGACCGATTCTTCTACGCGCGGGACCTGACGCCCCTCGGGTACCTGTTGATCCTCTTCGAGTACCCCGGCTACGGCGCGCGTCCGGGCGATTTGCGGGAAGCCTCCTTCGTTTCCGCCGCGGTGGACGCGGCCCGCGCCGCGGTCGACCAGTTCGGCGGGCCGCTGGTTCTGATGGGCGAGTCGCTCGGATGCGGCGTGGCGGCCGCGGTGGCGGGCTCGGGGCAGGTTCCGGTTGCCGGAGTCGTGCTGATCACGCCCTTCGACACGCTGCCCGACCTGGCGCAGTCCGTGTTCTGGTATCTCCCCGCGAAATGGATGACCCGGGACAGGTACGACAACATCCGGAACCTTTCCCGGTACGCCGGGCCGGTTGCGGTGGCGGCGGCGGAAAACGACGAAGTCATCCCCCCGAAGCGAAGCCGCCGGTTGTTCGAGCTTCTTCCCGGGAAAAAACGGTTCTGGCTATTGCCGGGCGCAGGGCACAACACCTGGCCCGACGTCGTGGATTCCGCGTGGTGGCGCGAGGTCCTGCGCTTCGTGTCGGAAGGGAGTGCCGGCTCCGGCGCAACCGGAGAAAGGAACGGGGGAAGTTGACCTTGGCGCGGACGCCTATAGCCGGTTGATCACCGAGGAGAGGACGCCGGCGCCGAAGCCGTTGTCGATGTTGACCACGCCCACCGTGGGCGCGCAGGAGTTGAGCATCCCCAGCAGGGCGGCCACCCCGCCGAAGCTCGCCCCGTAGCCGACGCTCGTTGGGACGGCGATGACGGGCTTGTCGGTCAGCCCCCCCACGACGGACGCGAGAGCGCCCTCCATCCCGGCCACCACGACGATCACCCTCGCCGAGAGAAGCGTCTCCTTCTGCATCAGGAGGCGGTGGATCCCCGCCACCCCCACGTCGTAGAGTTTCTGCACGCGGTTCCCGAGGAACTCCGCGGTCACGGCCGCCTCTTCGGCGACCGGGATGTCCGACGTGCCGGCGGTGACCACGAGGATGTT encodes:
- a CDS encoding pyrimidine dimer DNA glycosylase/endonuclease V; this encodes MRLWTFHPKYLDARGLVALWREALLAQAVLRGRTRGYTRHPQLVRFRLARAPVGCIAEYLKAVHAEGIVRGYAFDAGKIARGGRGETIAATRGQLDYELSCLLDKLRHRDPKRYDALKRARRIEPHPLFHIVPGRVEGWEKGAGAAPGDRVP
- a CDS encoding alpha/beta fold hydrolase, which gives rise to MRGVPVLPDRPWMLLVIAVAGYFAILVLVYLRQEKLLYFPDVYPLASAAIRAKTFHFRLWPENGPDYHGFVPADGPANPKGVILLFHGNAGTAPDRFFYARDLTPLGYLLILFEYPGYGARPGDLREASFVSAAVDAARAAVDQFGGPLVLMGESLGCGVAAAVAGSGQVPVAGVVLITPFDTLPDLAQSVFWYLPAKWMTRDRYDNIRNLSRYAGPVAVAAAENDEVIPPKRSRRLFELLPGKKRFWLLPGAGHNTWPDVVDSAWWREVLRFVSEGSAGSGATGERNGGS
- the larB gene encoding nickel pincer cofactor biosynthesis protein LarB, with the translated sequence MTAKMLKQLLRQVAEGKSSVDSAFRKIQSLPFESLGDASVDHHRSIRQGVPEVILGEGKTAAQIVRIARAMRKAGADVLVTRVDEGKRKAIRKHFRRAVLYPEARCAVIRSGAAEVNGRGNILVVTAGTSDIPVAEEAAVTAEFLGNRVQKLYDVGVAGIHRLLMQKETLLSARVIVVVAGMEGALASVVGGLTDKPVIAVPTSVGYGASFGGVAALLGMLNSCAPTVGVVNIDNGFGAGVLSSVINRL